One Dietzia sp. JS16-p6b genomic window carries:
- a CDS encoding DUF2550 family protein, translating into MAIPGIILGVVVLLVLAPVAAAVVYRLVVVRRNATSVLVRRAGEESWRHGAVRYSDTDLAFYRLVSVRFGADVRLDRRSLELGPRRQPTGHELDIAESGEVIVSFSGHDRRRGIREGELCVGPAELTALLAWVEACSTDQIRSPDRRRR; encoded by the coding sequence ATGGCGATTCCCGGGATCATTCTCGGTGTCGTCGTCCTGCTCGTCCTCGCCCCGGTGGCCGCGGCCGTGGTGTATCGCCTGGTGGTCGTCCGCAGGAATGCCACCTCGGTCCTCGTCAGGAGGGCCGGTGAGGAGTCCTGGCGCCACGGCGCCGTGAGGTATTCCGATACCGATCTGGCCTTCTACCGGTTGGTCAGCGTGAGGTTCGGCGCGGACGTGCGGCTGGACCGGCGGAGCCTCGAGTTGGGCCCCCGGCGACAACCGACCGGCCACGAACTCGATATCGCGGAGTCGGGTGAGGTGATCGTGTCCTTCTCCGGTCACGACCGCAGGCGCGGGATCAGAGAAGGCGAACTCTGTGTGGGTCCGGCCGAGCTGACCGCGTTGTTGGCGTGGGTGGAGGCCTGCTCCACCGACCAGATCCGCTCCCCGGACCGCCGACGGCGGTGA
- the nucS gene encoding endonuclease NucS → MRLVVATCQVDYVGRLTAHLPMAPRLLLLKADGSVSVHADDRAYKPLNWMTPPCWLVEQEHPEDPAHLLWVVENKAGEQLRITLSEVHHDSRHELGMDPGLVKDGVEAHLQELLAEHLETLGPGYTLVRREYMTAIGPVDILGRDADGVTVAVEIKRRGEIDGVEQLTRYLELLNRDPLLSPVRGVFAAQVIKPQARTLAEDRGIRCVTLDYDSLRGIESTDLRLF, encoded by the coding sequence GTGCGTCTCGTCGTCGCCACATGTCAGGTCGACTACGTCGGCCGTCTGACGGCTCATCTCCCCATGGCGCCCAGGCTGCTGTTGCTCAAGGCGGACGGGTCCGTCAGCGTGCACGCCGACGACCGCGCGTACAAACCCCTCAACTGGATGACGCCACCCTGCTGGCTCGTCGAGCAGGAGCATCCGGAGGATCCTGCGCACCTGCTCTGGGTGGTGGAGAACAAGGCCGGTGAACAGCTGCGGATCACGCTCTCCGAGGTCCACCACGACTCCCGTCACGAGCTGGGTATGGATCCCGGACTGGTCAAGGACGGGGTCGAGGCCCATCTCCAGGAACTGCTGGCCGAGCACCTGGAGACTCTCGGCCCCGGATACACCCTGGTCCGCCGCGAGTACATGACGGCGATCGGGCCGGTCGACATCCTCGGACGGGACGCCGATGGCGTGACCGTGGCGGTCGAGATCAAACGCCGCGGTGAGATCGACGGCGTCGAACAGCTCACGCGCTATCTGGAACTGCTCAACCGGGACCCGTTGTTGTCCCCGGTGAGAGGGGTGTTCGCGGCGCAGGTGATCAAGCCGCAGGCCAGGACCCTGGCCGAGGACCGGGGTATCCGCTGCGTGACGCTCGACTACGACTCGCTCCGAGGCAT
- a CDS encoding F0F1 ATP synthase subunit epsilon — translation MADIEVEFVTVEQRFWSGTATMVVAKTTEGEIGIQSGHEPLLGELDAGGTVTVYTDEGKKVAAVQGGFLSVTANKVSILGETAEWAESIDRAEAERALSEAGDDQQAAAAARGRLRAVEKAGS, via the coding sequence ATGGCTGACATCGAGGTCGAGTTCGTCACGGTCGAGCAACGCTTCTGGTCCGGCACCGCCACCATGGTGGTCGCCAAGACCACCGAGGGCGAGATCGGTATCCAGTCCGGGCACGAGCCGCTGCTCGGCGAGCTGGATGCCGGCGGCACCGTGACGGTCTACACGGACGAGGGCAAGAAGGTCGCCGCGGTGCAGGGCGGGTTCCTCTCCGTGACGGCGAACAAGGTCAGCATCCTCGGCGAGACCGCGGAGTGGGCGGAGTCCATCGACCGGGCCGAGGCCGAGCGCGCACTGTCCGAGGCCGGGGATGACCAGCAGGCCGCCGCCGCCGCGCGCGGTCGTCTCCGGGCGGTCGAGAAGGCCGGCAGCTAG